From a single Eremothecium sinecaudum strain ATCC 58844 chromosome III, complete sequence genomic region:
- the PER1 gene encoding Per1p (Syntenic homolog of Ashbya gossypii AFR678C; Syntenic homolog of Saccharomyces cerevisiae YCR044C (PER1)) produces the protein MRTSSFYLTLCCIVGTVLASAGDRLQEFKECNEVCREKLNCDGYDGSIDIRSSRFFSYAFKDNWFIHRLLLWDCEAECDYQCQHVVTKERIENNKDVYQFHGKWPFFRFLGMQEFFSAIFSVGNVYSHLKGWRMVKRELATVAPGQKTRVLLHQYMYVAVVGMLAWTFSTIYHTRDLEITEKLDYFFAGATVLTASNAIFTRAQRLDLYPRLQKLFSSTIATIFLLHIIRLYLNWSYSYNMRFNIFFGICQFVMLTVLVIQNYRKLKSAEAHSSYINRLNLKFELVWAPFLIVCYSLVAVSCEIFDFFSYRFQIDSHAIWHGLIIFPTYYLYEFFIKDFRYIDFENKTGSKSLR, from the coding sequence ATGAGGACCAGTAGCTTCTATTTGACTCTGTGCTGTATTGTGGGCACAGTACTAGCTTCTGCAGGTGACCGTTTACaggaattcaaagagtgTAATGAGGTGTGCCGGGAGAAGCTGAATTGTGATGGTTATGATGGCAGCATCGACATCAGGAGCTCACGATTTTTTTCCTACGCGTTCAAGGACAACTGGTTTATCCATAGGTTGTTGCTTTGGGACTGTGAGGCTGAATGCGACTACCAGTGTCAGCATGTAGTCACTAAGGAGCGTATCGAAAACAACAAAGACGTCTACCAGTTCCATGGGAAATGGCCATTTTTCAGGTTTTTAGGAATGCAGGAGTTCTTTTCTGCCATTTTCTCGGTTGGTAATGTCTACTCTCATTTGAAGGGGTGGCGTATGGTCAAGCGTGAACTTGCCACAGTTGCTCCGGGGCAAAAGACACGCGTACTCCTACACCAATATATGTATGTTGCAGTTGTTGGAATGCTGGCATGGACCTTCAGCACGATCTACCACACGCGTGATTTGGAAATTACCGAGAAACTTGACTATTTCTTTGCTGGGGCCACCGTCCTTACTGCCTCGAATGCCATTTTCACGCGTGCGCAGCGCCTAGATCTCTATCCAAGGCTCCAAAAGCTCTTTTCAAGCACTATTGCAACGATATTCCTGCTGCATATCATCAGATTATACTTGAACTGGTCATACAGCTATAACATGCGcttcaatatcttctttGGTATCTGTCAGTTCGTAATGCTGACAGTACTGGTTATTCAGAACTACAGGAAACTCAAATCTGCCGAAGCCCACAGTTCGTATATTAACCGCCTAAATTTGAAGTTTGAATTGGTCTGGGCTCCTTTCTTAATAGTTTGTTATTCCCTAGTTGCAGTCTCCTGTGAGATATTTGACTTCTTCAGTTACAGATTCCAGATAGATTCCCACGCAATATGGCATGGTTTAATTATCTTCCCAACGTATTATTTGTATGAATTTTTCATTAAAGACTTTCGTTACATCGACTTCGAGAACAAAACAGGTTCGAAAAGCCTGAGGTAA
- the MDL1 gene encoding ATP-binding cassette permease MDL1 (Syntenic homolog of Ashbya gossypii AFR683C; Syntenic homolog of Saccharomyces cerevisiae YLR188W (MDL1)), with translation MLTHLLYKRYLVSSLRYNGFPQLPKIGYPKPRMSRGLYHAQFTLQRRWKSSTPISKVSQAANISPKSELKLSPSESTASSMDDIKRLLELARPESKSLIYALILIIISGAVSMTIPSVVGKLLDNAKKDEDDPEKDGLIFGLTENQFYGALGGVFVIGAVANMGRIIILKVVGEQMVARLRTRTMKAALQQDASFLDVNRVGDLISRLSTDANIVSKAITHNTSDGARAIIQGLVGFGMMSYISWQLTAVMALLGPPLVIMAMIYGRKIRTLSRELQTRVGGLTKVAEEQLSAMKTIQAYGGERKEINRYANEVRSVFRVGFREATTSGVFFGTTMFVGNTALLSLLFVGSSMIKSGFLTVGELSSFMMYAAYTGNSLFGLSTFYSELMKGAGAAARVFELNDRVPLIHPTRGKGPDSLENKVISFKNVDFSYPTRSTHNVFKNLNLTINPGEHVCIVGPSGGGKSTVATLLMRYYDVDTGSITIGGEDIRKFNLRKYRRKLGIVQQEPMLFNGSILDNITYTLPKEIASDQQRLAKAMADANCSKFIVQFPDGLNTMVGPRGAQLSGGQKQRVALARAFLLDPSVLILDEATSALDSQSEQVVAQTLTARAQRNQITISIAHRVSTIQYSSRVIVLSKHGHVAETGTYASLVKDPNSELNKLLSQQDGLVEEEQTTSEQEHTKDMIASS, from the coding sequence ATGTTAACCCATTTACTTTATAAACGCTATCTAGTATCTTCCTTGCGATATAATGGGTTTCCACAGCTTCCTAAGATAGGATATCCTAAACCAAGGATGTCACGTGGATTATATCATGCTCAATTCACCCTTCAAAGAAGATGGAAGAGCTCTACTCCTATATCAAAGGTGTCCCAGGCAGCTAATATTAGTCCTAAGTCGGAGTTAAAACTCTCGCCTTCCGAATCTACAGCTTCTAGTATGGATGATATTAAGCGGTTGTTAGAGTTGGCTAGGCCGGAAAGTAAATCGTTGATATATGCATTGATACTGATTATAATATCAGGTGCTGTTAGTATGACGATACCCAGCGTTGTCGGTAAGCTACTGGATAATGCTAAAAAGGATGAGGATGATCCGGAAAAAGACGGTCTGATTTTTGGTTTAACCGAAAACCAATTCTATGGTGCTCTTGGCGGAGTGTTCGTTATTGGAGCAGTGGCTAATATGGGTCGTATTATCATTTTAAAGGTTGTTGGGGAACAAATGGTTGCAAGATTACGGACCAGAACTATGAAGGCAGCACTGCAACAGGATGCTTCTTTTCTTGACGTCAATCGTGTTGGGGATCTGATTTCCCGGTTGTCTACGGACGCCAATATTGTTTCAAAAGCTATCACACACAATACATCGGATGGAGCACGGGCGATAATCCAAGGTCTTGTTGGATTCGGTATGATGAGCTATATATCATGGCAGTTGACAGCTGTGATGGCGCTACTTGGGCCTCCACTAGTGATCATGGCTATGATATATGGTAGGAAGATTCGAACATTATCGCGTGAGCTACAAACAAGAGTAGGTGGGTTGACAAAAGTGGCTGAGGAGCAGTTAAGTGCCATGAAAACAATCCAGGCTTATGGCGGTGAACGTAAGGAGATTAATCGTTATGCGAACGAAGTCAGAAGTGTTTTTAGAGTTGGTTTCAGAGAAGCTACCACATCTGGAGTCTTTTTTGGTACTACTATGTTTGTTGGAAACACTGCACTTCTTTCCTTGCTTTTCGTTGGTTCATCGATGATAAAGTCTGGCTTCCTTACAGTTGGAGAACTGTCAAGCTTTATGATGTATGCCGCATATACAGGAAATTCTCTGTTCGGCCTCTCCACTTTCTATTCTGAGCTAATGAAAGGTGCTGGAGCCGCTGCTAGAGTTTTCGAATTAAATGATAGAGTTCCCTTAATACATCCAACAAGAGGCAAGGGCCCAGATTCCCTAGAAAATAAGGTCATAAGCTTTAAAAATGTCGATTTTTCGTATCCAACCAGATCCACTCACAATGTTTTCAAGAACTTAAACCTAACAATAAACCCTGGTGAGCACGTCTGTATTGTGGGGCCTTCTGGCGGAGGTAAATCTACAGTAGCAACGCTACTCATGAGATACTATGATGTTGATACTGGTTCCATTACAATCGGTGGCGAGGACATCAGGAAATTTAACCTGCGTAAATACCGTAGAAAACTTGGAATTGTTCAACAAGAGCCTATGCTTTTCAATGGCAGTATTCTAGATAATATCACTTATACCCTGCCCAAAGAGATTGCCTCAGATCAGCAACGACTTGCCAAGGCAATGGCAGATGCCAACTGCAGCAAGTTTATTGTGCAGTTTCCAGATGGCCTAAACACAATGGTTGGACCAAGAGGTGCCCAGCTATCCGGTGGCCAGAAACAGCGTGTTGCACTTGCCCGTGCTTTCCTTCTAGATCCATCAGTTTTGATTCTTGATGAAGCTACAAGTGCACTAGATTCACAAAGTGAACAAGTCGTGGCACAAACATTAACTGCAAGAGCACAGCGAAATCAAATAACCATTTCTATTGCGCATAGGGTTAGTACAATCCAGTATAGTTCAAGAGTCATTGTATTAAGCAAGCATGGGCATGTTGCAGAAACTGGTACCTACGCTAGTCTGGTTAAAGATCCAAACTCTGAATTGAATAAATTACTTTCCCAACAAGATGGGCtagttgaagaagaacaaaCTACCAGTGAACAAGAGCATACAAAGGACATGATTGCTAGCTCGTAA
- the MET2 gene encoding homoserine O-acetyltransferase (Syntenic homolog of Ashbya gossypii AFR682C; Syntenic homolog of Saccharomyces cerevisiae YNL277W (MET2)) — MVLEEIKPESLNGSNPFLKFVKDQHIVEIPVLRLESGIEVRNVAVAYKSWGSLNETKDNVVVVCHGLTGACDITSWWAPLFGNGRVLDPSRSFIICLNSLGSPYGSFSPLSIDAVTGLPYGPEFPLCTVRDDVAAHKLVLDSLGVNSIAFVIGGSMGGMLALEWAATYGSEYVQHVIALATTAQSSAWCMAWSELQRQSIYSDQKYRGGYYSQDDPPVSGLASARISGLMTYRTRDSFESRFSRSTPSTVEGRPPPLCEKDGRTSLRGHSYAIHNDGLTSSSRPEAENEISPQSSDDSLKLKYSTSSATLVSSQNSLKEQISCNDIQTYFSVQSYLRYQGSKFVKRFDANCYIALTRKMDTHDLARDRPEYNGDISKALRSLSQPVLVIGIHSDCLFPYQEQELLAKNILKCRLEKIVSSDGHDAYLLESPLINSIVLDFLQKHLKDKSTVVAQPWEQSTESIGNSEFVFGVDED, encoded by the coding sequence ATGGTTCTGGAGGAAATCAAACCGGAGAGCCTAAATGGCTCAAATCCTTTTCTTAAATTTGTTAAAGATCAACATATTGTTGAAATCCCTGTTTTGCGCTTAGAATCTGGAATTGAAGTTCGTAATGTTGCGGTTGCTTACAAGTCCTGGGGCAGCTTGAATGAAACAAAGGATAACGTTGTTGTTGTATGTCATGGACTGACCGGCGCTTGCGACATTACAAGTTGGTGGGCCCCGCTTTTTGGCAATGGTAGGGTACTTGACCCATCTAGGAGTTTTATTATATGTTTAAATTCATTAGGTTCACCATATGGTTCTTTTTCACCCTTATCAATAGACGCTGTCACCGGTCTGCCATATGGCCCTGAATTCCCTCTATGTACCGTCAGAGACGATGTTGCCGCCCATAAACTTGTTTTAGATTCACTGGGAGTGAATTCTATCGCATTTGTGATCGGAGGTTCTATGGGCGGCATGCTTGCTCTGGAGTGGGCTGCGACTTATGGTTCAGAATACGTACAGCATGTGATTGCTTTGGCGACAACTGCACAGAGTTCGGCATGGTGCATGGCTTGGTCTGAGTTACAAAGGCAAAGCATCTACAGTGACCAAAAGTACCGTGGTGGCTATTATTCACAGGATGATCCGCCGGTTAGTGGATTGGCAAGTGCTCGTATTTCGGGCTTAATGACTTATCGCACGAGGGATAGCTTTGAGAGCAGATTCTCTCGTTCAACACCATCAACTGTTGAAGGGCGACCCCCACCGTTATGTGAGAAGGATGGCCGTACTTCATTGAGGGGCCATAGTTATGCTATTCACAATGATGGGTTAACTTCATCTTCGAGACCAGAAGCAGAAAATGAAATCTCGCCCCAAAGCAGCGATGACTCTCTGAAATTAAAGTACTCTACATCTTCGGCGACATTGGTTTCATCCCAGAACTCGCTAAAGGAACAGATTTCATGTAATGATATACAGACATATTTCTCCGTTCAGTCGTACTTGCGTTATCAAGGTTCTAAATTTGTAAAGCGGTTCGATGCCAACTGTTATATTGCGTTAACACGGAAGATGGATACTCATGATCTTGCTCGAGATCGCCCAGAATATAATGGAGATATCAGTAAGGCTCTAAGGTCACTCAGTCAGCCAGTTTTAGTAATCGGTATTCATTCAGATTGTCTTTTTCCTTACCAAGAACAAGAACTACTAGCGAAGAATATTCTAAAATGTAGACTAGAAAAAATCGTTTCTTCAGATGGCCATGATGCATATTTACTAGAATCCCCATTAATCAACTCCATTGTACTTGATTTTCTGCAGAAGCATTTGAAAGATAAATCTACTGTTGTAGCTCAGCCATGGGAGCAAAGTACGGAAAGTATTGGAAATAGCGAGTTCGTATTTGGAGTGGATGAAGATTGA
- the ISC1 gene encoding inositol phosphosphingolipid phospholipase (Syntenic homolog of Ashbya gossypii AFR680W; Non-syntenic homolog of Saccharomyces cerevisiae YER019W (ISC1)) yields the protein MSRSTRRHDQSTTVSEKSKLDVSQGYVKFLTFNTWGLKHVSKFRQERLCAIADKLAGYDNFLQLVDYRDVSDNNYQLDEDPDDYDVVALQEVWCKSDWDYIVDRCKGRYPYHRWFLSGMVAGPGLAILSKIPIESTFLYRFPINGRPSAFFRGDWYVGKSVSITLLKQTSPNTPQLCIMNSHMHAPYALEGDAAYDCHRTCQAWDFSRLANLYRKSGYAVVIVGDLNCRPASLPFKLLTKEADLEDSWEQLNGKQDLQYIARLLPMDQIKYGGVTCDSTLNTWRADRGPQEACRLDHALIDPQRLQAVKASVKFTERIPNVGSFSDHFGYSCTLKLLPTAGTTFKSKQLSREELILRISLHEEILQLIYTYMSTSRWQQLWRAGHFWLSVVFIAVIPIFIFITTRIVNWLSIFWVFISVIITATGLLDGLISYLFGNSELRALEEVGQEVRDSKRSIQASLDTSVS from the coding sequence ATGTCAAGGTCAACTAGAAGACATGATCAGTCAACTACTGTATCTGAAAAGAGCAAATTGGATGTTTCCCAAGGTTACGTTAAGTTCCTTACGTTTAATACTTGGGGTTTAAAGCACGTTTCAAAATTTCGGCAAGAAAGATTATGTGCTATAGCTGATAAGTTAGCTGGTTACGATAACTTTTTACAGCTTGTTGATTATAGGGATGTTTCTGATAATAACTATCAGTTGGACGAAGATCCTGATGATTATGATGTGGTGGCCTTACAGGAAGTTTGGTGTAAAAGCGATTGGGATTACATTGTGGACAGGTGCAAAGGACGATACCCTTACCATCGTTGGTTTTTGTCAGGTATGGTGGCTGGTCCGGGCTTGGCTATACTTTCTAAGATACCTATTGAGTCTACATTCCTTTACAGGTTTCCTATCAATGGTCGGCCCAGTGCATTTTTCAGAGGTGACTGGTATGTGGGTAAGTCGGTATCGATTACATTGTTGAAGCAGACGTCTCCAAACACTCCCCAACTCTGTATTATGAACAGCCACATGCATGCTCCGTACGCTCTAGAAGGGGATGCTGCCTACGATTGCCACCGTACTTGCCAAGCATGGGATTTCAGTCGTCTTGCTAACCTATATCGGAAGAGTGGGTACGCTGTAGTGATCGTTGGGGATTTGAATTGCAGACCTGCGTCTTTGCCGTTCAAGCTATTGACAAAGGAGGCTGATCTTGAGGATTCCTGGGAGCAGCTTAACGGTAAACAGGATTTACAGTACATCGCCCGATTGTTACCCATGGACCAAATTAAGTATGGAGGAGTAACTTGCGACTCCACCCTAAATACCTGGCGTGCAGACCGCGGTCCACAGGAGGCGTGCAGGCTGGACCACGCGTTAATTGACCCCCAAAGGCTACAAGCGGTAAAAGCGAGCGTTAAATTCACAGAGAGAATCCCAAACGTAGGCAGCTTTTCAGACCATTTCGGCTACAGCTGCACCCTCAAACTTCTACCCACCGCTGGAACCACCTTTAAATCAAAGCAACTTTCGCGCGAAGAGTTGATTTTAAGGATTTCACTACATGAAGAAATCCTTCAGCTAATATATACCTACATGTCCACCTCGAGATGGCAGCAGCTCTGGAGGGCAGGCCATTTCTGGCTATCAGTAGTGTTCATCGCTGTCATCCccatcttcatcttcatcacCACCCGGATCGTGAACTGGTTATCTATCTTCTGGGTCTTTATCAGCGTCATAATCACAGCCACAGGTTTGTTAGATGGCTTGATCAGCTATTTGTTCGGTAACAGTGAACTTCGCGCCCTAGAAGAGGTTGGCCAGGAAGTGCGCGACTCGAAAAGGTCTATCCAGGCGTCCCTCGATACCAGCGTATCTTGA
- the SKA1 gene encoding Ska1p (Syntenic homolog of Ashbya gossypii AFR679C; Syntenic homolog of Saccharomyces cerevisiae YER018C (SPC25); 1-intron in Ashbya gossypii) encodes MPIDQFEELRGNIASFQHRLHDYLLKQRRNYLQLVDSYKQDIEKYNVMKESLQSKELMLEAEEQDLKKQIDGLQEKTQETSAKLEALEIRKRQLLEERAVVERDRNELKELLQKKRNEVEQQRHAITRQHLRDRPEVSAYERLLGLDINADRPEMLRFTFSNVLERDQDARCSFSLDLSLPEGYKIVDSRPEISETEARALEEELARSGDLPAFLKHTRAVLIAALQPN; translated from the exons ATGCCGATAGATCAGTTTGAAGAGCTCCGGGGCAATATTGCCTCGTTCCAACATAGATTGCATGATTATTTGCTCAAGCAACGGAGAAACTATCTTCAGCTGGTGGATTCGTATAAGCAAGATATCGAAAAATACAATGTTATGAAGGAATCCTTGCAGAGCAAGGAATTGATGTTAGAAGCTGAAGAGCAAGATTTAAAGAAAC AAATTGATGGTTTACAGGAGAAGACACAGGAAACAAGTGCGAAACTGGAGGCCTTAGAGATTCGAAAGCGTCAGCTGCTGGAAGAACGTGCTGTAGTTGAGCGGGATCGCAATGAGCTGAAGGAACTGCTACAGAAGAAGCGGAATGAGGTCGAGCAGCAGCGTCATGCGATAACGCGACAGCACCTTCGGGATAGGCCGGAGGTTTCGGCTTACGAGCGATTGCTCGGGCTGGATATCAATGCAGATCGACCAGAAATGTTACGATTCACGTTTAGCAATGTGCTTGAGAGAGACCAGGATGCTCGTTGTAGCTTTTCATTGGATTTATCCTTACCTGAGGGATATAAAATCGTCGACTCGCGCCCAGAGATCTCCGAGACAGAAGCGCGGGCGCTGGAAGAAGAATTAGCAAGATCTGGAGACCTTCCAGCCTTTTTGAAACATACCCGGGCGGTGCTCATCGCTGCCCTCCAACCCAATTAG
- the ATG26 gene encoding sterol 3-beta-glucosyltransferase (Syntenic homolog of Ashbya gossypii AFR681W; Syntenic homolog of Saccharomyces cerevisiae YLR189C (ATG26)) — MSTRGSKRRLKVPKTPAIPLKLIKVRALASSALLKISLKAPLGIKSYTLPPPFKVHKEERQTMIWTADEASTSPGDRDEDFASPHVLARSIAGLLTAASMYVGIEDIHRAEQIGTNEEESSAEPGDDNAEVKADEEVEEGSIFSGAPSFSGAQSRRSTLFELSIVPNTEMTSVQQSRGRNWTSRIMSKLKSKFNLQEDEQLVKEYSCWLLRDVLIQGHIYLTSKNLLFFAFLYKADGAARLTGNLSISTSSISISGKLTRYWAVLKDHTLSLYNSSTDLYFPVLTLDLRYVTKVQHCKQNGVETRKLSVVTDSRTYSFFTDNEHFARSWASAIKKQVFTTQNSDNDSMSIKIPLCNIVDLEDHAIMEKGMTLRIRTMESSETFALDDYFFMFFNNAGNQLTDIIKAQLADLEMLGSQVMIKYGSNSSPIELSGSSSPVQPVLESSFETRGRSDVKIKSRSFVTASRTPPPIGRGCVPSVTYPLSKSPSKVRNRFRTVTDSLKLTSPKIGKSEDSSASDVKGANTESTDGVHSNIDNNSSEQETFDTNRNKTVYWNPKPFITMRSMWNALPIHYAAEGLDLFAKDDELLMSDPVEAKAADKRFKEHFSLTDDESLIASYYTYLNRNMPWYGKVYLGKSVICFRSLLPGSKTKMILPLRDIENSYKEKGFRFGYFGLVIVIHGHEELFFEFALQRSRDDAEYLILKVIDTLRPLTVELAKDNDSIDQRFKNTHIQDPTNDGKLRLFEDKINSVGYDIPIMFESSPYFKTTITPKKIYTFGLLTIGSRGDVQPYIALGKGLMQEGHKVIIITHIEFGDWIKSHGIEFRSIAGDPTELMALMVQHGSMNVGLIRDATSKFRDWIRDLLTSSWEACNGIDVLIESPSAMAGIHVAEALQIPYFRAFTMPWTKTRSYPHAFIVPDQKRGGNYNYFTHVIFENIFWKGIHGQVNKWRVETLGLPKTNLEFLQQAKVPFLYNISPTIFPPSVDFSEWIKVTGYWFLNESSGYEPPQTLVDFIAEARANEKKIVYIGFGSIVVKDPAKMTAAVIEAVVKADVYCILNKGWSERLADPAATYLGVDLPPCIYNAGTVPHDWLFPQIDAAVHHGGSGTTGATMRAGLPSVIKPFFGDQYFYATRIEDIGAGVALKKLNANTLSRALKEVTTNSRIITKAKKIGLDISKEDGVATAISFIYSEMAYAKSLVKMKNHDNKQLSKDTKHIANDESWLML, encoded by the coding sequence ATGTCAACTAGGGGCAGCAAAAGGAGACTTAAGGTTCCAAAGACCCCAGCTATACCACTAAAACTTATTAAAGTTCGCGCTTTAGCATCTTCCGCCTTATTGAAAATAAGCCTCAAAGCCCCCTTAGGAATAAAGTCTTACACCTTACCGCCACCATTTAAAGTACATAAGGAAGAGCGGCAAACGATGATTTGGACAGCAGATGAAGCTAGTACATCTCCTGGAGACAGGGACGAGGATTTTGCTAGTCCTCATGTTTTGGCAAGAAGCATCGCCGGACTATTAACAGCAGCGAGCATGTATGTGGGGATAGAAGATATACACAGGGCAGAACAAATAGGTACAAATGAAGAGGAATCAAGCGCAGAGCCTGGTGATGATAACGCTGAAGTTAAAGCGGATGAAGAAGTCGAAGAAGGCTCTATATTCAGTGGAGCGCCATCGTTTTCAGGGGCACAGTCGAGGAGATCTACTCTATTTGAGCTTTCCATTGTACCAAATACCGAAATGACATCAGTCCAGCAATCAAGGGGCCGAAATTGGACTTCCCGGATTATGTCTAAATTGAAATCGAAGTTTAATTTGCAAGAAGACGAACAGTTGGTGAAGGAGTATTCATGTTGGTTACTCCGAGATGTGTTGATTCAGGGACATATTTATTTAACGTCAAAGAATCTCTTATTCTTTGCGTTTCTCTACAAAGCGGACGGTGCCGCCAGGTTGACAGGTAATTTGTCTATCAGTACGAGTAGTATTTCTATTAGTGGGAAGCTGACTCGGTACTGGGCGGTGTTAAAAGACCATACGCTTTCTTTATACAATTCCTCCACTGATCTATACTTCCCCGTTCTTACCCTTGATCTACGATACGTTACAAAAGTGCAGCATTGCAAGCAGAACGGTGTTGAAACAAGAAAGCTTTCTGTTGTTACTGATAGCAGAACATATTCTTTCTTTACGGATAACGAGCATTTTGCGCGCTCCTGGGCTTCTGCTATTAAAAAGCAGGTGTTTACCACACAGAACTCCGATAATGATTCTATGAGCATAAAAATCCCACTATGTAATATTGTGGATCTTGAAGATCATGCTATTATGGAAAAGGGGATGACACTACGGATCAGAACAATGGAGTCCTCAGAAACCTTTGCGTTAGATGATTACTTTTTTATGTTCTTCAACAATGCTGGGAATCAATTGACGGATATAATTAAGGCACAGCTAGCTGACCTAGAGATGCTGGGCTCACAAGTGATGATTAAATATGGCAGTAATTCCTCGCCTATAGAGCTAAGCGGTAGCAGTAGCCCTGTCCAACCCGTTTTAGAGAGTTCTTTCGAAACTAGGGGACGCAGTGATGTTAAGATCAAATCAAGATCTTTCGTAACAGCAAGTCGAACTCCACCACCTATTGGAAGGGGATGTGTACCAAGTGTTACATATCCCCTATCTAAGTCGCCTTCCAAAGTAAGAAACAGATTCCGGACTGTTACTGATAGTTTAAAGTTAACGTCTCCCAAAATAGGAAAGTCCGAAGATTCCTCGGCGTCAGACGTGAAAGGTGCGAACACGGAATCGACAGATGGTGTGCATAGCAACATCGATAATAATAGTAGTGAGCAAGAAACGTTTGATACTAATAGGAACAAAACAGTTTATTGGAATCCAAAGCCATTTATTACCATGCGTAGTATGTGGAATGCCCTTCCAATACACTACGCAGCAGAAGGTCTGGACTTGTTTGCTAAGGATGATGAATTGTTAATGAGTGATCCGGTTGAAGCAAAAGCTGCTGATAAGCGGTTTAAGGAACATTTTTCACTTACCGATGATGAATCGCTAATAGCTTCCTATTACACATATTTGAATAGAAATATGCCTTGGTATGGTAAAGTCTACCTTGGAAAGTCAGTCATTTGTTTTAGGTCTTTATTGCCTGGTTCCAAAACTAAGATGATTTTGCCATTAAGGGATATTGAGAATTCTTACAAGGAAAAGGGGTTTAGATTTGGTTATTTTGGGTTAGTGATTGTCATCCATGGTCATGAAGAGCTATTTTTTGAGTTTGCGCTGCAAAGGTCGCGAGACGACGCGGAGTATCTCATTTTGAAGGTTATAGATACCCTGAGGCCTCTAACTGTCGAACTTGCTAAGGATAATGACAGTATAGACCAAAGGTTTAAAAATACGCACATTCAAGACCCAACAAATGACGGTAAGCTAAGGCTCTTCGAGGATAAGATCAACTCGGTTGGATATGATATTCCTATAATGTTTGAAAGTAGCCCATATTTCAAAACCACAATTACCCCGAAGAAAATCTACACGTTTGGGTTATTAACTATTGGATCTAGGGGAGACGTACAACCTTATATCGCGTTAGGGAAGGGGCTCATGCAAGAGGGACACAAGGTTATCATTATCACCCATATTGAGTTCGGAGATTGGATTAAATCACATGGTATTGAATTCAGGAGCATCGCGGGCGATCCAACTGAATTAATGGCTCTAATGGTACAGCATGGTTCGATGAATGTCGGTTTGATTAGGGATGCAACAAGTAAGTTTAGAGACTGGATCAGGGATCTGTTAACTAGTTCATGGGAGGCATGTAACGGTATCGATGTCTTGATAGAATCACCGTCTGCCATGGCAGGTATTCATGTGGCCGAGGCCCTCCAGATCCCATATTTTAGGGCATTTACCATGCCATGGACTAAAACCAGGTCTTATCCACATGCTTTTATTGTACCAGATCAGAAACGAGGTGGAAATTACAACTACTTTACTCATGTAATATTCGAGAATATATTTTGGAAAGGAATACATGGGCAAGTGAATAAGTGGCGGGTGGAGACATTAGGCTTGCCAAAAACGAATTTAGAGTTTTTGCAACAAGCTAAAGTACCATTTCTATATAACATTTCTCCTACAATATTTCCACCAAGTGTCGATTTTAGTGAATGGATTAAAGTTACCGGTTATTGGTTTTTAAATGAAAGTAGCGGTTACGAACCTCCTCAAACATTGGTTGACTTCATTGCTGAGGCAAGAGCCAATGAGAAGAAAATCGTATACATCGGCTTCGGTTCAATTGTAGTGAAGGATCCCGCCAAAATGACGGCGGCTGTTATTGAAGCAGTGGTTAAAGCAGATGTTTACTGTATTCTAAATAAGGGATGGTCGGAGAGGTTAGCAGATCCAGCGGCCACATACCTCGGAGTTGATTTACCtccttgtatatataatgcTGGTACTGTACCACATGATTGGCTATTCCCTCAAATAGACGCTGCAGTACACCATGGGGGCTCAGGAACCACTGGTGCGACTATGAGAGCTGGTTTGCCATCGGTTATCAAACCATTTTTTGGAGATCAGTACTTTTATGCCACCAGGATTGAGGATATCGGTGCAGGTGTTGCGCTCAAGAAACTTAACGCTAACACTTTATCGCGCGCACTAAAAGAAGTTACAACAAACTCAAGAATCATCACAAAGGCCAAGAAGATTGGATTGGATATCAGTAAAGAAGATGGTGTAGCCACTGCCATTTCCTTTATATACTCAGAGATGGCTTATGCGAAAAGCTTGGTTAAGATGAAAAATCATGATAATAAACAACTATCCAAAGATACCAAGCATATTGCAAACGATGAATCATGGCTGATGTTATGA